A window of Microcystis aeruginosa FD4 contains these coding sequences:
- the queG gene encoding tRNA epoxyqueuosine(34) reductase QueG — MVTETQIKEKALELGFHGVGIASVDSQDSAVSHLKSWLERGYHADMDWMTNPKRQDIKTLWPEVRSLIGLALNYYTPQQHSQEQNHGKISRYAWGRDYHKVLSKKLKALSQWLESQGEQIQTRYYVDTGPVQDKFWAQRAGIGWIAKNGNLITRNYGSWVFLGEILTNLSLEPDRPHSAHCGSCSRCLSACPTQAIVSPYVVDANRCIAYHTIENRAVTLPTEIAKNLQGWVAGCDICQDVCPWNQRFAQVTDVADFQPRPENLSPRLDELANLTIEEWDRRFISSALRRIKPQQWRRNAQANLAHSPNPVQDDN, encoded by the coding sequence ATGGTGACAGAAACACAGATCAAAGAAAAAGCGCTAGAGTTGGGCTTCCATGGGGTCGGTATTGCCTCTGTGGACAGCCAAGACTCGGCGGTATCCCATCTAAAAAGCTGGTTAGAGCGGGGTTATCACGCTGATATGGATTGGATGACTAACCCAAAACGACAGGATATCAAAACTCTTTGGCCGGAAGTGCGATCGCTAATTGGTCTCGCCCTTAACTACTACACCCCCCAGCAACACAGTCAAGAGCAAAACCATGGCAAAATTTCCCGTTATGCTTGGGGACGGGATTATCACAAAGTATTAAGTAAAAAATTAAAAGCCCTCAGTCAATGGTTAGAAAGTCAGGGGGAGCAAATTCAAACCCGTTACTATGTGGATACTGGACCAGTACAGGATAAATTTTGGGCGCAAAGAGCAGGTATCGGCTGGATTGCCAAGAACGGTAACTTAATTACCCGCAATTACGGTAGTTGGGTCTTTTTAGGAGAAATCTTGACCAATTTATCTTTAGAACCCGATCGACCCCATAGCGCCCATTGTGGCAGCTGTAGCCGTTGTTTAAGCGCTTGTCCCACCCAAGCAATAGTTAGTCCCTATGTGGTGGATGCTAATCGCTGTATTGCATACCATACTATCGAAAATCGTGCTGTAACTTTGCCTACAGAAATTGCCAAGAATTTACAAGGTTGGGTAGCTGGCTGCGATATCTGTCAAGATGTCTGTCCTTGGAATCAACGTTTTGCCCAAGTTACCGACGTGGCCGATTTTCAACCTCGTCCGGAAAACCTCTCGCCAAGGTTGGATGAATTAGCTAATCTAACTATAGAGGAGTGGGATCGTCGTTTCATCTCGTCGGCCCTGCGTCGAATTAAACCCCAGCAGTGGCGACGTAACGCCCAAGCTAATTTAGCTCATTCCCCTAACCCCGTACAAGATGACAATTAA